One part of the Cyclobacteriaceae bacterium genome encodes these proteins:
- a CDS encoding carboxypeptidase-like regulatory domain-containing protein, translating into MTAAHAQETVVKGKITDVLTGDPIPFVNVVFKGTSIGTTTDFDGNYLLHTNSPTDSLVASYIGYRSRSKAVKKGISQTVNFQLEEEVTRLRDIVILSGENPAFPILRKVVEQKGVNDKRTLSAYEFDSYTKIEIDVDNITEKFRQKKIISRITQVLDSIERIAGEDGKPVLPIFISESISKYYYRTNPELKFENIKETKISGVGFEDGSLMAQLVGASFQEYNFYKNWLNILDKDFVSPIADGWKLYYEYDLMDSLYIGDDYCYRIDFFPKSPQALAFTGTMWITKAEFAVKQIEATIGKQANLNFIEKIRIQQELSKTEGGAWLPVKNRMLVDVGEVRDQWAGLLAKFYSSNKNIVVNKPKEPKFYEKQILLDEGYILNQHDEDHWNNLRHDPLTETEKNVYRMIDTLQNIPVVRTYIDIAKILVNGYKKVGKIDIGPYLSLMAFNNIEGVRVQTGFRTNYLFSKKWVFGGQLAYGFNDEAIKYSAFAQHILDRKRWTTVSVRARSDLGRVGIDDENLADNYLFLAATRFGIYRRGYYFDETRFNFQREVVKGYSQRMAVRYTTFKPVFDFAYYANPGDISSLQQNFQTAEVIIESRFARDEMFIQYDNERVSLGAQKWPILTLRYTRGLKGVGGSDFEYDKYRFSVLKKLPMGPLGSGRVTLTGEYINGVLPYPLLAFHIGNETPFYTDVIYSLMNFGEFFSDRFVSMQYRQNFEGFILNRIPVMRKLKWRLTGLANVIYGDLQPDNLTLSEPLPFPAGNNNLSFNRPYVELGYGVENIFRFIRVDFVHRLTYLENDRARKFGVLFTAQFKL; encoded by the coding sequence CTGACTGCTGCCCACGCCCAGGAAACTGTTGTTAAGGGAAAGATAACGGATGTGCTTACCGGTGATCCAATTCCATTTGTTAATGTTGTGTTCAAAGGAACCAGCATTGGCACCACAACCGATTTCGATGGAAATTATTTGCTGCACACCAATTCACCCACCGACTCACTGGTGGCCAGTTACATCGGCTACAGGAGTCGATCAAAAGCTGTAAAGAAAGGAATTTCTCAAACGGTTAACTTTCAGCTGGAAGAAGAAGTTACTCGATTGCGCGATATTGTTATTCTTTCAGGTGAAAATCCTGCATTCCCTATCCTTCGGAAGGTCGTTGAACAAAAAGGCGTAAACGACAAACGTACCCTCAGCGCTTACGAGTTCGATTCGTATACTAAAATTGAGATTGACGTTGATAACATCACTGAAAAGTTCAGGCAAAAAAAGATCATATCACGAATCACCCAGGTGTTGGATAGTATTGAACGCATTGCCGGTGAAGATGGCAAGCCTGTGCTTCCGATATTCATTTCCGAAAGTATTTCAAAATATTACTACCGCACAAATCCCGAATTAAAGTTTGAGAACATAAAAGAGACAAAAATAAGCGGGGTGGGTTTTGAAGATGGATCATTAATGGCACAATTGGTCGGGGCCTCTTTTCAGGAATATAACTTCTATAAAAATTGGCTTAACATTCTTGATAAGGATTTTGTGTCGCCCATAGCCGATGGCTGGAAACTGTATTATGAATATGATTTGATGGATAGCCTGTATATCGGTGATGATTATTGCTACCGTATTGACTTCTTCCCAAAAAGCCCGCAAGCACTTGCCTTTACCGGCACAATGTGGATTACCAAAGCTGAATTTGCTGTGAAACAGATTGAAGCAACGATTGGCAAGCAGGCCAACCTTAACTTTATTGAGAAAATACGCATACAGCAAGAGCTCAGTAAAACGGAGGGCGGGGCATGGTTACCGGTGAAAAACCGAATGCTGGTAGATGTAGGCGAAGTGCGCGATCAGTGGGCGGGTTTATTGGCTAAGTTTTATTCATCTAATAAAAATATTGTGGTAAATAAACCCAAAGAGCCAAAGTTTTACGAGAAGCAAATTTTGTTGGATGAAGGCTATATACTGAACCAACATGATGAAGACCACTGGAACAACCTACGACACGACCCGTTAACGGAAACCGAAAAGAATGTTTACCGAATGATCGACACCCTTCAGAATATTCCGGTTGTCAGAACGTACATTGATATCGCCAAAATTTTGGTTAATGGTTATAAAAAAGTTGGCAAGATTGATATAGGGCCTTACCTGAGCTTGATGGCCTTCAACAATATTGAGGGCGTTCGCGTTCAAACCGGTTTTAGGACCAATTATCTTTTTAGCAAGAAATGGGTTTTTGGAGGGCAGTTGGCATATGGCTTTAATGATGAAGCGATAAAGTATTCGGCATTTGCCCAACATATTCTTGATCGTAAAAGATGGACTACCGTAAGCGTGCGCGCCCGCAGTGATTTGGGCAGGGTGGGTATTGATGATGAAAACCTGGCAGACAATTATCTTTTTTTGGCTGCCACACGTTTTGGTATTTATCGGAGGGGCTACTACTTCGATGAAACACGTTTTAATTTTCAGCGCGAGGTTGTTAAAGGTTATTCACAACGCATGGCTGTCCGCTACACCACCTTTAAACCTGTATTTGATTTTGCGTACTATGCTAACCCGGGCGATATATCATCGTTACAGCAGAATTTTCAGACGGCTGAGGTTATTATAGAATCCCGTTTTGCACGCGATGAAATGTTTATCCAATACGATAATGAACGGGTAAGCCTTGGTGCCCAAAAGTGGCCAATCCTAACGCTACGTTATACACGTGGACTTAAGGGAGTTGGCGGAAGCGACTTTGAATACGATAAGTATCGGTTCTCAGTTTTGAAAAAGTTACCCATGGGACCATTGGGGTCTGGCAGGGTAACGCTAACCGGTGAATACATCAATGGAGTATTGCCTTACCCGCTCCTGGCTTTTCACATCGGTAATGAAACACCATTTTATACCGATGTCATTTACAGCCTGATGAACTTTGGGGAGTTTTTTAGCGATCGTTTTGTGTCCATGCAATACCGGCAGAATTTTGAAGGATTCATCCTGAACAGGATTCCGGTAATGCGAAAATTAAAATGGAGGTTGACCGGGCTGGCCAATGTGATTTACGGTGATTTACAACCCGATAACCTTACCCTGAGTGAACCCTTGCCCTTTCCTGCAGGCAATAATAACCTTAGTTTCAACAGACCTTACGTTGAACTGGGGTATGGTGTTGAGAATATTTTTCGGTTTATCCGGGTTGATTTTGTACACCGACTTACCTATTTGGAAAACGACCGTGCCCGTAAATTTGGGGTATTGTTTACCGCTCAGTTTAAACTGTAG
- the thrS gene encoding threonine--tRNA ligase, which produces MTIKISLPDGSVREFPSGIKGIDVAKSISEGLARNALAIEVDGEIRDLSKEIDKDSSVKILTWSDSGGKYAFWHSSAHLMAEALEALHPGVKFGIGPPIENGFYYDVDLGGEAFGDDNLAALEVKMKELAKKESVFSRRAVSKAEALDFFTKKNDPYKLELINELADGTITFYEQGNFTDLCRGPHIPHTGFIKAIKLLNVAGAYWRGNEKNKMLTRIYGITFPKQKELEEYLHLLEEAKKRDHRKLGKELELFTFSEKVGMGLPLWLPKGTILRERLEQFMRRAQVKAGYDPVVTPHIGSKNLYVTSGHYEKYGKDSFQPIHTPDEGEEFLLKPMNCPHHCEIYNSRPRSYKDLPIRLAEFGTVYRYEQSGELHGLTRVRGFTQDDAHIFCRPDQVKEEFIKVIDLVLHVFKSLGFENYTAQVSLRDPGNKQKYIGEDALWDRAEREIQEAADERGLKTVAVKGEAAFYGPKLDFMVKDALGRSWQLGTIQVDYQLPQRFELEYVGSDNQRHRPVMIHRAPFGSLERFVAVLIEHCGGNFPLWLSPDQVAVLPISERFNDYAASVFNTLKALDIRGFLDDRDEKIGRKIRDAEVKKIPYMLIVGEKEAAEQKVAVRIHGRGDAGTIPFGQFVEEFKASAAAPEN; this is translated from the coding sequence ATGACTATCAAAATTAGTTTGCCCGATGGGAGCGTTCGTGAGTTTCCATCAGGTATTAAAGGCATTGATGTTGCAAAGAGCATTAGTGAGGGGTTGGCTCGGAATGCCCTGGCCATTGAAGTTGACGGAGAAATCCGTGACCTGTCAAAAGAAATCGATAAAGATTCATCCGTAAAAATTCTGACGTGGAGTGACAGCGGTGGCAAATATGCTTTCTGGCATTCATCGGCCCACCTGATGGCCGAGGCACTTGAAGCGCTCCATCCGGGGGTAAAATTCGGCATCGGCCCACCCATTGAAAACGGATTTTATTATGACGTTGATCTGGGCGGTGAGGCTTTTGGCGATGATAACCTTGCAGCACTTGAAGTGAAAATGAAGGAACTGGCAAAGAAGGAAAGTGTTTTCAGTAGGAGAGCGGTGAGCAAGGCAGAGGCATTGGATTTTTTTACCAAAAAGAATGATCCGTATAAACTGGAGTTGATAAACGAACTGGCGGATGGAACCATTACTTTTTATGAGCAAGGCAACTTCACCGATTTATGCAGAGGACCTCATATCCCGCATACGGGTTTCATTAAAGCCATCAAGTTGTTAAACGTTGCCGGTGCATATTGGCGTGGTAATGAGAAGAATAAGATGCTTACCCGCATCTATGGTATAACATTTCCAAAACAAAAAGAACTGGAAGAGTACCTGCATCTTTTGGAGGAAGCGAAAAAGCGTGACCACCGAAAGCTGGGTAAGGAATTGGAATTATTTACATTTTCAGAGAAAGTGGGTATGGGGTTGCCGCTGTGGTTGCCAAAGGGTACTATCCTTCGTGAGCGGCTTGAACAGTTCATGCGCAGGGCACAGGTAAAGGCCGGTTACGATCCGGTAGTTACCCCTCATATCGGAAGCAAAAACCTGTATGTTACATCGGGGCACTATGAAAAGTATGGTAAAGACTCATTCCAGCCCATTCATACACCAGATGAAGGGGAGGAGTTTTTGCTCAAGCCTATGAATTGCCCGCACCACTGCGAGATTTACAATTCCAGGCCGCGATCCTACAAAGATCTTCCCATCCGGTTGGCCGAATTTGGTACTGTTTACCGGTATGAACAAAGTGGTGAGTTGCATGGGCTTACCCGGGTAAGGGGTTTTACTCAGGACGATGCCCATATTTTTTGCCGGCCCGACCAGGTTAAAGAAGAGTTCATCAAAGTGATCGACCTGGTGCTTCATGTTTTTAAATCGCTTGGGTTCGAGAACTATACCGCACAGGTTTCCCTCCGCGATCCGGGAAATAAGCAAAAGTACATTGGCGAAGATGCCTTATGGGACAGGGCCGAACGTGAAATACAGGAAGCAGCCGATGAGCGGGGATTAAAAACAGTAGCGGTCAAAGGTGAAGCAGCATTTTATGGCCCAAAGCTTGATTTCATGGTCAAAGATGCTTTGGGGCGTAGCTGGCAGTTGGGTACCATTCAGGTTGATTATCAATTACCCCAGCGTTTTGAACTTGAGTACGTGGGTTCGGATAATCAACGTCACCGGCCCGTAATGATCCACCGGGCTCCTTTTGGCTCGCTTGAACGCTTTGTCGCTGTTTTGATTGAACATTGTGGCGGTAATTTCCCCTTATGGCTTTCGCCCGATCAGGTTGCCGTATTGCCCATATCCGAGCGGTTCAATGATTACGCAGCGAGTGTATTCAATACCCTTAAGGCTTTGGATATCAGGGGTTTTTTGGATGACCGTGACGAAAAAATCGGCAGGAAAATCCGCGATGCTGAAGTTAAAAAGATACCCTACATGCTGATCGTTGGTGAGAAAGAAGCAGCCGAACAGAAAGTAGCCGTTCGCATCCATGGAAGGGGCGATGCCGGTACTATCCCTTTTGGCCAGTTTGTAGAGGAGTTTAAGGCTTCAGCGGCAGCACCTGAGAACTGA
- the infC gene encoding translation initiation factor IF-3: MNERITAPRVRLVGENVRIDVYPVKEALKIAQEQGLDLVEISPNADPPVCKVTDYSKFKYEQKKKQKEIKAKAIKVVVKEIRFGPNTDDHDFKFKLNHAVNFLKEGSKVKATVFFPGRTIVYKERGEILLLKFAQGLEEHGKVEQMPKLEGKRMSLLVQPKGKGK; encoded by the coding sequence ATTAATGAAAGGATTACCGCACCCAGGGTGAGGTTAGTAGGCGAAAATGTACGAATTGATGTTTATCCTGTTAAAGAGGCATTAAAAATAGCCCAAGAGCAGGGTTTGGATTTGGTAGAAATATCACCTAATGCTGACCCGCCTGTTTGTAAGGTTACCGACTACTCAAAGTTTAAGTACGAGCAAAAGAAGAAGCAAAAGGAAATAAAGGCCAAGGCCATAAAAGTGGTAGTAAAGGAAATCCGCTTTGGCCCTAATACCGATGACCACGATTTTAAATTTAAGTTGAACCACGCGGTTAACTTTTTAAAAGAAGGGTCGAAAGTTAAGGCTACGGTATTTTTCCCCGGCCGCACAATTGTTTACAAGGAGCGTGGCGAAATTTTGCTGCTAAAATTTGCCCAAGGCCTTGAGGAACACGGTAAAGTAGAACAAATGCCCAAGTTGGAAGGAAAGCGGATGTCGCTGTTGGTTCAACCTAAGGGTAAAGGAAAATAA
- the rpmI gene encoding 50S ribosomal protein L35: MPKVKTKSGAKKRFKITGTGKVKRKRAFKNHILTKKETKQKRRLSNKAVVRAEDMKNVKFMLPYAV, from the coding sequence ATGCCTAAAGTAAAAACCAAATCGGGCGCAAAGAAGCGTTTTAAGATTACCGGAACCGGTAAAGTTAAGCGTAAGCGTGCGTTCAAAAACCACATCCTTACTAAGAAGGAAACCAAGCAAAAGAGAAGATTAAGTAACAAAGCTGTAGTGCGTGCCGAAGACATGAAGAACGTGAAATTCATGCTTCCTTACGCAGTATAA
- the rplT gene encoding 50S ribosomal protein L20: MPRSVNNVASRAKRKRILKLAKGFFGRKKNVWTVAKNAVEKGLVYAYRDRKSKKREYRAIWITRINAGVREHGLSYSQFMGKLKIAGINLNRKVLADLAMNHREAFDAVVKKVK; encoded by the coding sequence ATGCCAAGATCAGTCAACAATGTTGCATCCCGCGCTAAACGTAAGCGCATCCTGAAACTCGCCAAAGGTTTCTTTGGCAGAAAGAAAAATGTTTGGACTGTAGCTAAGAATGCCGTAGAAAAAGGTCTCGTATATGCCTACCGCGACCGTAAATCCAAGAAAAGAGAATACCGTGCCATCTGGATCACCCGTATCAATGCCGGTGTTCGCGAACACGGGTTATCGTATTCTCAATTTATGGGTAAATTGAAAATAGCCGGAATTAACCTGAACAGGAAGGTATTGGCCGACCTGGCCATGAACCACCGCGAAGCGTTTGATGCCGTGGTTAAGAAGGTTAAATAA
- a CDS encoding sodium:solute symporter family protein, whose protein sequence is MLIASIILYLIGTVLISIWAAQKVKTSNDFMLAGRSLPIVLSTSALFATWFGSETIFGASSEFLKGGLFSVIEDPFGAALCLVLFGMFFARKLYAMNLLTLCDYFRYRFDRKTEFVSSIFMVPSYFGYIAAQLVALGLILNVVAGLPVWQGIVASSIVVTAYTFIGGMWAISITDFIQSIIIVVGLGVLAYILSSKAGGVLNVIQSAPVSTFKFFPEPNTVSVVSYLAAWSVLGLGSIPSQDVFQRSMSSGSASVAVRSCYYAAGLYLTVAMLPLFISLCIQFLYPESLDGDTQLTLPSMVLQHAAMPVQILFFGSLLSAIMSTTSSAMLAPAAVVTENILKPMMKNKPTDLHFLMITRLTLIAVSVIATAMACLKSNIYELVGGASILSLVSLFIPMAAGMYWKRSSSVGAVLAMMLGMAAWIYFEYYPVDIPSLVPAVMVSLFAMIVGSLLWPTKKF, encoded by the coding sequence TTGCTAATTGCCTCAATAATCCTTTACCTCATTGGCACCGTGCTGATCAGCATTTGGGCTGCACAAAAGGTAAAAACCTCAAATGATTTTATGCTGGCGGGAAGAAGCTTGCCTATCGTGCTGAGTACTTCTGCGTTGTTTGCTACCTGGTTTGGCTCCGAAACGATCTTCGGAGCGTCATCGGAATTTTTGAAAGGCGGATTATTTTCTGTTATAGAGGATCCTTTTGGCGCAGCGCTTTGCCTGGTTTTGTTTGGAATGTTTTTCGCCCGTAAGCTCTATGCCATGAACTTGCTTACGCTTTGCGATTACTTTCGCTACCGGTTTGACAGAAAGACTGAATTTGTGTCCAGTATTTTTATGGTACCCTCTTACTTTGGTTACATCGCAGCGCAATTGGTAGCGTTGGGTTTGATTTTAAATGTGGTAGCAGGCCTTCCGGTTTGGCAAGGTATTGTAGCAAGCTCCATTGTGGTTACCGCATACACGTTCATCGGGGGCATGTGGGCTATATCCATAACTGATTTTATTCAAAGCATTATTATTGTTGTAGGGCTTGGTGTGCTAGCTTATATACTATCGTCAAAAGCAGGTGGGGTATTAAACGTAATTCAATCTGCTCCTGTATCAACCTTTAAATTTTTTCCCGAGCCGAACACGGTTTCAGTTGTTTCGTATTTGGCTGCGTGGTCGGTTTTAGGGCTCGGTTCCATCCCTTCGCAAGATGTTTTTCAGCGCTCCATGTCATCAGGATCAGCTTCCGTTGCCGTGCGATCATGTTATTATGCAGCAGGTTTATACCTTACTGTGGCCATGCTACCCTTGTTCATTAGTCTTTGTATCCAATTCCTTTATCCGGAAAGCCTTGATGGTGATACGCAGCTCACCCTTCCTTCAATGGTGTTGCAGCATGCAGCTATGCCCGTTCAGATTCTATTTTTTGGGTCTTTGCTTTCTGCGATCATGAGTACCACCAGTTCTGCCATGTTGGCCCCGGCTGCGGTGGTTACGGAGAACATCCTGAAACCTATGATGAAAAACAAGCCAACTGACTTACATTTTTTAATGATAACCAGGTTGACACTTATTGCAGTCAGTGTAATCGCTACAGCTATGGCCTGTTTAAAGTCGAATATTTATGAGTTGGTTGGTGGGGCTTCAATTTTAAGCCTTGTTTCGCTATTCATTCCTATGGCTGCGGGCATGTATTGGAAACGGAGCAGTTCTGTTGGTGCTGTGCTGGCGATGATGCTGGGGATGGCCGCGTGGATATATTTTGAATATTATCCAGTAGACATTCCGTCACTAGTGCCGGCCGTTATGGTTAGTTTATTTGCCATGATTGTCGGAAGCCTTTTATGGCCTACAAAAAAGTTTTAA
- the moeB gene encoding molybdopterin-synthase adenylyltransferase MoeB produces MNKLTPEELTRYSRHLVLKDFGKENQEKLKQSSVLVIGAGGLGCPALLYLAAAGVGKIGIVDFDNVQESNLQRQVLFTVENIGYNKARSAKYHLEKLNPFAEVVAYTEKLTSKNALEIITHYDIVLDGSDNFPTRYLVNDACVLTNKPLVYGSILQYEGQLSVFNVQVSHGMFSANYRDLFPEPPQPYEVPNCEQAGVLGVLPGTIGSLMANETIKLITNIGETLINKLFLFDSLTLDRQFINIPNRNTRTKIKTLVDYDDFCGLNQQKNKSLGMKEVTVQELKALLDSQADFQLIDVRELYEFEQANIGGEHIPMADVPHNIDRIQTSKQVVIHCRSGGRSGNIIQWLEKNHGFKNLYNLKGGILAWAKEIDPLLDVS; encoded by the coding sequence GTGAACAAGTTAACACCAGAAGAACTAACACGCTATAGCCGGCACCTAGTTTTGAAAGATTTTGGAAAAGAAAATCAAGAAAAACTAAAACAGTCGTCTGTACTGGTAATTGGAGCCGGAGGATTAGGCTGCCCAGCCTTACTCTACCTGGCCGCAGCCGGTGTTGGAAAAATCGGAATAGTGGATTTTGATAATGTCCAGGAATCAAACCTTCAGCGCCAGGTGCTCTTTACTGTCGAAAACATCGGCTATAATAAAGCACGGTCAGCCAAATACCATCTTGAAAAACTAAATCCGTTTGCAGAGGTCGTTGCTTATACCGAAAAGCTCACCTCCAAAAACGCCCTTGAAATTATTACGCACTACGATATTGTATTGGACGGCTCCGATAATTTCCCCACACGTTACCTGGTAAACGATGCTTGTGTGCTCACCAATAAGCCCTTGGTGTATGGATCGATTCTGCAATACGAGGGGCAACTTAGTGTTTTTAATGTTCAGGTTAGTCATGGTATGTTTTCGGCAAATTATCGCGACTTGTTTCCTGAACCGCCACAACCCTATGAAGTACCAAACTGCGAACAAGCCGGGGTATTGGGCGTGCTGCCCGGCACAATAGGAAGCCTAATGGCCAATGAAACCATCAAATTAATAACCAATATTGGTGAAACGCTTATTAACAAATTATTTCTTTTTGACAGCCTAACGCTGGACAGGCAATTCATAAACATACCAAACCGAAATACCCGCACCAAAATAAAAACATTGGTTGATTATGATGATTTTTGTGGATTAAATCAGCAGAAAAACAAATCTTTGGGCATGAAAGAAGTTACCGTACAAGAGCTTAAAGCCTTACTCGACTCGCAGGCTGATTTTCAATTGATTGATGTGCGTGAATTGTATGAATTCGAGCAAGCTAATATTGGCGGTGAACATATTCCGATGGCAGACGTACCGCATAATATTGACCGCATTCAAACCTCCAAGCAGGTAGTTATACACTGCCGAAGTGGCGGAAGAAGCGGAAATATCATTCAATGGCTTGAAAAGAATCATGGCTTCAAAAATCTCTATAACCTTAAAGGGGGTATTCTTGCCTGGGCAAAAGAGATTGACCCCTTGCTAGATGTTTCTTGA
- a CDS encoding RidA family protein encodes MRKNFSTGAKWEDIVGYSRAVLVGNQLEVTGTVAVNENGLLVGKDNLYEQTRFILQKIERVIIEAGFTLNDVVRTRIFVTDISRWEEVGRAHREFFHSIKPATTMVEVKALISPEYLVEIEASVTRDKG; translated from the coding sequence ATGAGAAAGAATTTTTCTACCGGTGCCAAATGGGAGGATATTGTTGGTTATTCACGTGCAGTATTGGTGGGTAATCAACTGGAGGTAACCGGAACGGTTGCGGTAAATGAAAATGGTTTGCTGGTTGGTAAAGATAACCTGTACGAGCAAACCCGGTTTATCCTTCAAAAAATTGAAAGGGTTATTATAGAGGCGGGCTTTACGCTGAATGATGTGGTGCGCACCCGGATTTTTGTTACTGATATTTCGCGGTGGGAAGAAGTTGGACGTGCCCACCGCGAGTTTTTTCATTCCATCAAGCCTGCCACCACAATGGTTGAAGTGAAGGCACTGATTTCTCCGGAGTATTTGGTGGAGATTGAAGCTTCGGTTACCCGCGATAAAGGCTAA
- the lhgO gene encoding L-2-hydroxyglutarate oxidase translates to MKYDVIIVGGGIVGLATAYQLIKNNQSIKIIVLEKETSLARHQTGNNSGVIHSGLYYKPGSLKATNCIHGYNLLVNFCKENSIPFELCGKIVVATENDQVPLLNNLFQRGRQNGLKNLALLNPEELKEREPHVHGVAGIFVPQTGIVDYLVVAEKLGELIRKAGGEIKLSEKVLEIRAEASHVHVESERKSYQGKLLINCAGLYSDKVARMTSKVNLKIIPFRGEYYKLVKEKEYLVKNLIYPVPDPNFPFLGVHFTRMMRGGVEAGPNAVLAFRREGYKKSQIHLGELAESLAWPGFQKVAFKYWRTGLGEMYRSFSKSAFTRALQKLIPEIQENDLADGGAGVRAQACDRNGGLVDDFMILEERQVINVCNAPSPAATSSLAIGETIATLAFKKIEG, encoded by the coding sequence GTGAAGTACGATGTAATTATTGTTGGTGGTGGTATTGTTGGCCTGGCCACAGCTTATCAACTGATAAAAAATAATCAGTCGATAAAAATTATTGTGTTGGAGAAGGAAACTTCGCTTGCACGGCACCAAACCGGCAATAACAGCGGGGTAATCCATTCCGGGCTATACTACAAACCCGGTAGCCTGAAAGCCACTAATTGCATACATGGCTACAACCTGCTGGTAAACTTTTGCAAAGAAAACAGCATACCCTTTGAATTGTGCGGAAAGATTGTGGTGGCAACAGAAAATGACCAGGTGCCTTTATTGAATAACCTGTTTCAACGTGGCCGGCAAAACGGCCTTAAAAATCTTGCGTTGCTCAACCCTGAAGAACTAAAAGAACGCGAGCCCCATGTTCACGGTGTAGCCGGGATATTCGTTCCTCAAACCGGTATTGTGGATTATCTTGTTGTGGCTGAGAAACTGGGTGAGTTGATCCGCAAAGCAGGTGGAGAAATTAAACTGAGTGAAAAGGTATTGGAAATTCGTGCTGAGGCATCGCATGTTCATGTTGAAAGTGAAAGAAAATCATACCAGGGAAAATTGCTGATTAATTGTGCGGGACTGTACTCGGATAAAGTGGCCCGCATGACCTCAAAGGTTAACCTGAAAATCATCCCCTTTCGTGGAGAATATTACAAACTGGTAAAAGAGAAGGAATACCTTGTTAAAAACCTGATCTACCCCGTTCCCGATCCAAATTTTCCATTTCTGGGTGTTCACTTTACGCGCATGATGCGTGGAGGTGTAGAAGCAGGACCAAACGCAGTGCTTGCCTTCAGGCGTGAAGGGTATAAAAAATCACAAATCCATTTGGGTGAGTTGGCCGAATCATTGGCCTGGCCGGGATTCCAAAAGGTGGCCTTTAAATATTGGCGTACCGGTCTTGGTGAAATGTACCGTTCATTCTCCAAATCTGCATTTACCAGGGCCCTTCAAAAATTGATTCCGGAAATACAGGAAAACGATTTAGCGGATGGCGGAGCTGGTGTTCGTGCACAGGCTTGCGATCGAAACGGTGGCTTGGTGGATGATTTTATGATACTGGAGGAAAGGCAAGTAATCAATGTTTGTAATGCACCCTCTCCGGCCGCCACTTCATCACTTGCCATTGGCGAAACCATTGCTACGTTAGCTTTCAAGAAAATTGAAGGATAG
- a CDS encoding class II glutamine amidotransferase: MCRLMAYKGTPILLDELLYKPNNSLINQSINAKELEEPLNGDGFGIGWYTPAISAEPATFVSLNPAWSNRNLRNMAPKIQSNCMVAHVRAASVGEVSEANCHPFQYHELLMAHNGGVEHFSKIKRDLRAGLTDSLYNWIKGQTDSEHLFATLVNRLLTEHKTVTAESVTEAFEYTFQRLKSLMMKHGITEEAYLNMVVTNGHFIVATRYVTDDKEEPLTLYHSEGSRYVVEDGITRMEAPKDDDEAVLIVSEKLTDGDHWTLIPKNHFVIVEENLNVRVKPIKA; the protein is encoded by the coding sequence ATGTGTCGCCTAATGGCTTATAAAGGCACGCCAATCCTGCTGGATGAGCTGCTGTACAAACCCAACAATTCCCTCATCAATCAAAGCATCAATGCCAAAGAACTGGAAGAACCCTTGAACGGTGACGGTTTTGGTATTGGCTGGTACACACCGGCCATAAGCGCAGAACCTGCCACGTTTGTTTCGTTGAACCCTGCCTGGAGCAACCGCAACCTGCGCAACATGGCACCTAAAATCCAGTCCAATTGCATGGTAGCCCATGTACGGGCAGCAAGTGTTGGGGAAGTATCGGAGGCCAACTGCCACCCGTTTCAATACCATGAATTATTAATGGCGCATAATGGTGGTGTTGAGCATTTTTCAAAAATTAAACGCGACTTGCGGGCTGGGCTAACCGATTCGTTGTATAACTGGATAAAAGGGCAAACCGATTCTGAACATCTTTTTGCCACCTTGGTGAACAGGCTTTTGACCGAACACAAAACCGTTACGGCCGAATCAGTAACAGAGGCTTTTGAATATACTTTTCAACGCCTTAAAAGCCTGATGATGAAGCACGGCATTACCGAAGAAGCTTATTTAAACATGGTAGTAACCAACGGGCACTTTATTGTTGCTACACGTTACGTTACGGATGATAAGGAAGAACCGTTAACCCTTTACCATTCCGAAGGTAGCCGATATGTTGTAGAGGATGGTATTACACGAATGGAGGCCCCTAAAGATGACGATGAAGCTGTGCTGATCGTTTCGGAAAAACTAACCGATGGAGATCATTGGACGCTTATCCCAAAAAATCATTTCGTTATTGTTGAAGAAAACCTGAACGTTCGGGTAAAGCCTATCAAAGCTTAA